One window from the genome of Argonema galeatum A003/A1 encodes:
- a CDS encoding tetratricopeptide repeat protein — protein MSDSLDRYFALIDEIVQMTLKGKIRSKQQVYQMLLQGVSAGEGEIFERCLSSRITTTQSEIDNTKDEFKQAKASRSLRAIQTIQAEWERYQAENRVSNAITSATDAIVKAESEHRLSALLQAIDPNQAQALNLDQVQQLAKSITQQAQTSSDSDRAIELQQLSEGLTEGLKSWQRLQEHLVSWIYDRNREKLGFEGAPEQNGPWALWAKQVNSPFPKALFQTLALNQSIVELAAKQHLQLNELVELAVILQCLQRGLVNWFDKLIYDAKVGAKLSISTFLTFAVIWSQLASGFNRAGNSIYITSLTNACFQITLQIFRTFTIQKYFPLYGGIFASFSGDYLRSALNYLDEPLRYVEGTQEKARILTLMGYSMGAVGEYQQAHSFHQQALEIARTAGDIPCEIANLNHISRIYVAQKNYTEAINYSQRALILSRQTGERLGEANALANFGYSEVLQAQQLERVEPEVYETAINYLQQGLQISERLSDGYGIQYVLQQSKSLCYSSLGIAYIVLSQPQVAIPYLEFGLQAAQMSGDLYLQGLNLVYLAEANYSLQQIEKAIYTGSLGMYLLEQIYSPQWRQTAGLLTILQGQIGKEAFQNVLNKYRSKIIPLIGVDGYDYIPELLVKYQNE, from the coding sequence ATGTCAGACTCTCTAGATCGCTACTTCGCTTTAATCGACGAAATCGTGCAGATGACCCTCAAGGGCAAGATCCGCTCGAAACAGCAGGTTTATCAAATGCTGTTGCAAGGTGTCAGCGCCGGAGAAGGGGAAATTTTCGAGCGATGCTTGAGTTCGCGCATTACCACTACCCAGTCCGAGATAGACAATACTAAGGATGAATTCAAGCAAGCGAAAGCAAGCCGCAGCTTGAGAGCGATCCAAACCATCCAAGCAGAATGGGAACGATATCAGGCGGAAAATCGCGTATCGAATGCTATTACATCTGCGACGGATGCGATCGTAAAAGCAGAATCCGAGCATAGATTGAGCGCTTTGTTACAGGCGATCGATCCCAATCAAGCCCAGGCGTTAAACTTAGACCAAGTACAGCAATTAGCAAAATCTATAACGCAACAAGCTCAAACAAGTTCCGATTCCGATCGAGCGATCGAACTTCAGCAATTATCAGAAGGCTTAACTGAAGGTTTAAAATCTTGGCAAAGATTGCAAGAACATTTAGTTAGTTGGATTTACGATCGAAATCGAGAAAAACTCGGATTTGAAGGCGCACCCGAACAAAATGGCCCTTGGGCATTATGGGCAAAGCAAGTCAATAGTCCCTTTCCAAAAGCACTGTTCCAGACTTTAGCACTGAATCAGTCGATCGTTGAACTCGCAGCAAAACAACATTTACAACTAAATGAATTAGTCGAACTTGCTGTCATTTTACAGTGCTTGCAACGAGGGCTAGTCAACTGGTTTGACAAACTCATTTACGACGCCAAAGTGGGAGCAAAGCTGTCCATATCCACCTTTCTTACTTTTGCAGTGATTTGGTCGCAATTAGCCAGTGGCTTTAATCGGGCGGGAAATTCTATTTATATCACTTCCCTAACTAACGCCTGTTTTCAAATAACGCTGCAAATTTTCCGCACATTTACCATACAGAAATACTTTCCCCTCTACGGCGGTATTTTTGCTTCATTCAGCGGGGATTATCTCCGTTCGGCTCTGAATTATCTGGATGAACCACTTCGATATGTTGAAGGCACCCAAGAAAAAGCTCGCATTTTAACATTAATGGGCTATTCAATGGGAGCAGTAGGGGAATATCAGCAGGCGCATTCATTCCATCAGCAAGCTTTGGAGATAGCCCGAACTGCGGGGGATATTCCTTGTGAAATTGCCAATCTCAATCACATCAGCCGCATCTATGTAGCTCAGAAAAATTATACCGAAGCCATCAATTACAGCCAACGGGCATTAATTTTGAGTCGCCAAACCGGAGAGCGTTTAGGAGAAGCAAACGCCCTGGCAAATTTTGGCTACAGCGAAGTGCTGCAAGCCCAACAATTGGAACGGGTAGAACCGGAGGTTTACGAGACGGCTATTAATTATCTCCAACAAGGATTGCAGATCTCAGAGCGATTAAGCGATGGTTATGGAATACAATACGTCTTACAGCAAAGTAAATCTCTCTGTTACAGCAGTCTCGGTATTGCATATATTGTTTTGTCTCAACCGCAAGTTGCTATTCCATACTTAGAATTTGGTTTGCAAGCTGCCCAAATGTCCGGCGATTTGTATCTTCAAGGGCTAAATTTAGTTTATTTAGCTGAAGCTAACTATAGTCTGCAACAAATAGAAAAAGCTATCTACACAGGTAGTTTAGGTATGTATCTTTTGGAGCAGATTTATTCTCCTCAGTGGCGTCAAACGGCGGGATTGCTGACGATTTTGCAAGGACAGATAGGAAAAGAAGCTTTCCAGAATGTCCTGAATAAATATCGCTCTAAGATTATTCCCCTTATTGGGGTGGATGGATATGATTACATCCCGGAATTACTGGTAAAATACCAGAATGAATAG
- a CDS encoding helix-turn-helix domain-containing protein, translating into MQLNKLDRFLGLEIQRRRTEKGWSQEYLAEISGLHRTYISQLERGLKSPSVRVLSHITTALGVTMSEFLQAVEEALSADRRRD; encoded by the coding sequence ATGCAGTTGAACAAGTTAGATCGATTTTTAGGGCTAGAGATACAACGCCGTCGTACAGAAAAGGGTTGGTCTCAAGAATATCTGGCAGAAATTTCAGGTCTGCACAGAACTTACATCAGCCAGTTAGAACGCGGACTGAAAAGCCCATCAGTGAGAGTTCTCAGTCATATTACTACTGCGTTAGGCGTGACAATGAGCGAATTTTTGCAAGCAGTTGAGGAAGCATTAAGTGCTGACAGACGAAGAGATTGA